One window of Epinephelus fuscoguttatus linkage group LG9, E.fuscoguttatus.final_Chr_v1 genomic DNA carries:
- the cyfip2 gene encoding cytoplasmic FMR1-interacting protein 2, which produces MTTHVTLEDALSNVDLLEELPLPDQQPCIEPPPSSIMYQANFDTNFEDRNAFVTGIARYIEQATVHSSMNEMLEEGHEYAVMLYTWRSCSRAIPQVKCNEQPNRVEIYEKTVEVLEPEVTKLMKFMYFQRKAIERFCSEVKRLCHAERRKDFVSEAYLLTLGKFINMFAVLDELKNMKCSVKNDHSAYKRAAQFLRKMADPQSIQESQNLSMFLANHNRITQCLHQQLEVIPGYEELLADIVNICVDYYENKMYLTPSEKHMLLKVMGFGLYLMDGNVSNIYKLDAKKRINLSKIDKFFKLQVVPLFGDMQIELSRYIETSAHYEENKSKWTCTQSSISPQYNLCEQMVQIREDHIRFISELARYSNSEVVTGSGLDSQKSDEEYRELFDLALRGLQLLSKWSTHVMEVYSWKLVHPTDKFCNKDCPGTAEEYERATRYNYTSEEKFALVEVIAMIKGLQVLMGRMESVFNQAIRNTIYAALQDFAQMTLREPLRQAVRKKKNVLISVLQAIRKTVCDWEGAREPPNDPCLRGEKDPKGGFDIKVPRRAVGPSSTQLYMVRTMLESLIADKSGSKKTLRSSLDGPIVVAIEDFHKQSFFFTHLLNFSEALQQCCDLSQLWFREFFLELTMGRRIQFPIEMSMPWILTDHILETKEPSMMEYVLYPLDLYNDSGYYALTKFKKQFLYDEIEAEVNLCFDQFVYKLADQIFAYYKAMAGSVLLDKRFRAECKNYGVIIPYPPSNRYETLLKQRHVQLLGRSIDLNRLITQRISAAMYKSLDHAISRFESEDLTSIVELEWLLEINRLTHRLLSKHMTLDSFDAMFREANHNVSAPYGRITLHVFWELNFDFLPNYCYNGSTNRFVRTAIPFTQEPQRDKPANVQPYYLYGSKPLNIAYSHIYSSYRNFVGPPHFKTICRLLGYQGIAVVMEELLKIVKSLLQGTILQYVKTLIEVMPKICRLPRHEYGSPGILEFFHHQLKDIIEYAELKTDVFQSLREVGNAILFCLLIEQALSQEEVCDLLHAAPFQNILPRVYIKEGERLEVRMKRLEAKYAPLHLVPLIERLGTPQQIAIAREGDLLTKERLCCGLSMFEVILTRIRSFLQDGVWRGPPPTNGVMHVDECMEFHRLWSAMQFVYCIPVGTHEFTAEQCFGDGLNWAGCAIIVLLGQQRRFDLFDFCYHLLKVQRQDGKDEIIKNVPLKKMADRIRKYQILNNEIFAILNKYMKAVETDSSTVEHVRCFQPPIHQSLATTC; this is translated from the exons ATGACGACCCACGTGACCTTAGAGGATGCCCTGTCCAATGTGGACCTGCTGGAGGAGCTGCCCCTCCCGGACCAGCAGCCATGCATCGaaccccctccctcctctatTATGTACCAG GCTAATTTTGACACCAACTTTGAAGACAGGAATGCATTTGTGACAGGCATCGCCCGTTACATAGAGCAAGCTACAGTCCACTCCAGCATG AATGAGATGCTGGAGGAGGGGCACGAGTATGCTGTGATGCTGTACACTTGGAGAAGCTGCTCCAGAGCCATTCCCCAG GTGAAATGCAATGAGCAGCCCAACAGAGTGGAGATCTATGAGAAAACAGTGGAGGTGTTagaaccagaagtgaccaagCTCATGAAGTTCATGTACTTCCAG CGGAAAGCCATAGAGCGGTTCTGTAGCGAAGTCAAGCGTCTGTGTCACGCTGAGAGAAGGAAGGACTTTGTGTCTGAGGCCTACCTGCTCACTCTGGGCAAATTTATTAACATGTTTGCAGTGCTGGATGAACTGAAGAACATGAAGTGTAGCGTTAAGAATGATCACTCTGCCTACAAAAG GGCAGCTCAGTTCTTGAGGAAGATGGCTGACCCTCAGTCCATCCAGGAATCCCAGAACCTCTCGATGTTTTTAGCCAACCACAACAGGATCACTCAG TGCCTGCACCAACAGCTGGAGGTGATTCCTGGCTACGAGGAGCTTTTGGCAGACATTGTCAACATCTGTGTCGACTATTACGAGAACAAGATGTATTTAACACCCAGCGAGAAACACATGCTGCTTAAG gtgatGGGCTTTGGTCTGTACCTGATGGATGGGAACGTGAGTAATATCTATAAACTCGATGCCAAAAAGAGGATCAACCTGAGCAAGATCGACAAGTTCTTCAAA CTTCAAGTGGTGCCACTATTTGGGGACATGCAAATAGAGCTGTCGCGCTACATCGAGACAAGTGCCCACTACGAAGAAAACAAGTCCAA GTGGACATGCACCCAGAGCAGCATCTCGCCACAGTATAACCTGTGCGAGCAGATGGTACAGATCAGGGAGGACCACATCCGCTTCATCTCAGAGCTGGCGCGCTACAGCAACAGCGAAGTGGTGACGGGCTCGGGCCTGGACAGCCAGAAGTCCGACGAGGAGTACAGGGAGCTGTTCGACCTGGCTCTGAGgggtctgcagctgctgtcCAAGTGGAGCACGCACGTCATGGAAGTT TACTCGTGGAAGCTGGTCCATCCCACGGATAAATTCTGTAACAAGGACTGTCCAGGCACAGCGGAGGAGTATGAGCGAGCCACGCGATACAATTACACCAGTGAGGAGAAGTTTGCCCTGGTGGAGGTCATTGCCATGATTAAAGGGCTGCAG GTTCTGATGGGCCGAATGGAGTCAGTGTTTAACCAGGCCATCAGGAACACCATCTACGCAGCGCTGCAGGACTTTGCCCAGATGACCCTCCGAGAGCCTCTGCGCCAGGCTGTACGCAAGAAGAAGAACGTCCTCATTAG TGTTCTTCAGGCTATTCGAAAGACCGTCTGTGACTGGGAGGGGGCGAGGGAACCTCCAAATGACCCCTGTCTGAGGGGAGAGAAGGACCCGAAAGGTGGATTTGACATCAAAGTGCCCCGCAGGGCTGTCGGCCCCTCCAGCACACAG CTGTACATGGTGCGCACCATGCTGGAGTCATTGATAGCAGATAAGAGTGGGTCTAAGAAGACTCTCCGCAGCAGTCTGGATGGACCCATAGTGGTGGCCATAGAAGACTTCCACAAACAATCCTTCTTCTTCACACACCTGCTCAACTTCAGCG AGGCCCTGCAGCAGTGCTGTGACCTGTCCCAGCTGTGGTTCAGAGAGTTCTTCCTGGAGCTGACCATGGGGCGCAGAATCCAGTTCCCCATTGAGATGTCCATGCCCTGGATCCTCACCGACCACATCCTGGAGACCAAGGAGCCCTCCATGATGGA ATATGTGCTGTATCCTCTAGACTTGTATAACGACAGTGGCTACTACGCTCTGACTAAGTTCAAGAAGCAGTTCCTTTATGATGAAATCGAGGCTGAG GTAAACCTCTGCTTTGACCAGTTTGTCTACAAGTTAGCAGACCAGATATTTGCCTACTACAAAGCAATGGCCGGAAG CGTCCTTCTAGACAAGCGCTTCAGAGCGGAGTGTAAAAACTATGGCGTGATCATCCCGTACCCTCCATCAAACCGCTATGAGACGCTGCTCAAACAGAGACACGTACAG CTGCTAGGTCGCTCCATTGACCTGAACCGTCTGATCACCCAGAGGATCTCAGCAGCGATGTACAAGTCTCTTGACCATGCCATCAGCCGCTTTGAGAGCGAGGACCTCACTTCCATAGTG GAGCTGGAGTGGCTGCTGGAGATCAACAGACTAACCCACCGGCTCCTGTCTAAACACATGACCCTGGACAGCTTCGATGCCATGTTCCGCGAGGCCAACCACAACGTCTCCGCTCCCTACGGACGAATCACGCTCCACGTCTTCTGGGAGCTCAACTTTGATTTCCTCCCCAACTACTGCTACAACGGATCCACAAACCG CTTTGTACGCACAGCCATTcccttcacccaggagcctcAAAGAGACAAGCCAGCCAACGTGCAGCCTTACTACCTGTATGGGTCCAAG CCTCTGAACATTGCCTACTCCCACATATACAGCTCCTACAGAAACTTTGTTGGCCCGCCCCACTTCAAGACCATCTGCCGTCTCCTTGGTTACCAAGGCATTGCCGTAGTGATGGAGGAGCTGCTTAAGATTGTCAAGAGCCTG TTACAGGGCACCATCCTGCAGTACGTAAAAACACTGATAGAAGTCATGCCCAAGATCTGCCGCCTACCGCGCCATGAGTATGGCTCCCCAG GTATCTTGGAGTTCTTCCACCATCAACTTAAGGATATCATTGAGTATGCTGAGTTGAAGACAGATGTCTTCCAGAGCTTAAGGGAGGTTGGAAATGCCATCCTCTTCTGCCTGCTCATCGAGCAAGCTCTG TCTCAGGAGGAAGTGTGTGACCTGCTTCATGCCGCTCCCTTCCAGAACATTCTGCCCAGAGTCTACATCAAAG AGGGAGAGCGTCTGGAGGTGAGGATGAAAAGGCTGGAAGCAAAGTACGCCCCTCTCCACCTTGTGCCTCTAATTGAGAGGTTGGGAACCCCACAG CAAATCGCCATTGCCCGTGAGGGGGACCTGCTGACCAAAGAGCGCCTGTGCTGCGGCCTTTCCATGTTTGAGGTCATCCTGACACGCATCCGCAGCTTCCTGCAGGATGGGGTGTGGCGCGGGCCTCCGCCCACCAACGGTGTGATGCATGTGGATGAGTGTATGGAGTTCCACCGCCTGTGGAGTGCCATGCAGTTTGTCTACTGCATCCCTGTGGGCACACACGAGTTCACAGCAGA GCAGTGCTTTGGAGATGGGCTGAACTGGGCCGGCTGCGCCATCATTGTGCTGTTGGGACAGCAGCGTCGCTTTGACCTCTTTGACTTCTGCTACCACCTTCTCAAAGTCCAAAGACAGGACGGCAAGGATGagatcatcaaaaatgtg CCCCTGAAGAAGATGGCAGACCGCATTAGGAAGTACCAGATCCTCAACAATGAGATCTTTGCCATCCTCAACAAGTACATGAAGGCAGTGGAGACGGACAGTTCCACTGTGGAGCACGTTCGCTGTTTCCAGCCTCCTATACACCAATCTCTGGCTACCACCTGTTGA